A stretch of Suncus etruscus isolate mSunEtr1 chromosome 9, mSunEtr1.pri.cur, whole genome shotgun sequence DNA encodes these proteins:
- the LOC126018686 gene encoding olfactory receptor 8K3-like, with amino-acid sequence MISMGKHNLTVLKDFILLGITDRPELQAPLFVLFLIIYMISLVGNLGMVILTKVDSRLQTPMYFFLRHLAITDIGYSTAVGPKMLVNFLVEQNTISFYLCATQMAFFIMFIINELFVLASMSYDRYVAICNPLLYTIIMSQRVCLVLVAIPYVYSTCVSLLITIKLFNLSFCNYNVVNHFYCDNLPVLSLVCSNTQEVEFLIMIFSAFNLIFTLLVVVVSYFLILLAILRMKSAEGRRKAFSTCGSHLTVVTVFYGTLTFMYVKPKSSHSFDTDKMASIFYTLIIPMLNPLIYSLRNKDVKAALQKMWKKAYSVFR; translated from the coding sequence ATGATATCAATGGGCAAACACAATctcacagtgctcaaggattttaTCCTCCTGGGAATCACAGACCGCCCTGAGCTGCAGGCTCCCCTATTTGTGCTCTTCCTCATTATCTACATGATCTCACTCGTGGGCAACCTGGGCATGGTCATCCTAACCAAAGTGGACTCCAGATTGCAAacacccatgtacttcttcctcagACATCTGGCGATCACTGATATTGGCTACTCTACAGCAGTGGGCCCTAAAATGTTGGTAAATTTCCTTGTGGAGCAAAATacaatttccttttatttgtgtGCCACACAGATGGCTTTCTTTATCATGTTTATTATAAATGAACTTTTTGTTCTGGCGTCAATGTCTTATGAtcgctatgtggccatctgcAACCCTCTACTCTACACAATTATCATGTCCCAAAGGGTGTGTCTGGTTCTGGTGGCAATTCCGTATGTTTACAGCACATGTGTTTCTCTTCTGATCAccataaaactttttaatttatctttttgtaaTTATAATGTTGTCAATCATTTCTACTGTGATAATTTGCCTGTGTTATCTCTGGTCTGTTCAAATACACAAGAAGTTGAATTTCTAATAATGATATTCTCTGCTTTTAATTTGATTTTCACCCTTCTGGTGGTTGTTGTCTCCTATTTTCTCATCCTACTTGCCATCCTCAGGATGAAGTCTGCTGAGGGGCGACGAAAAGCTTTTTCCACTTGTGGATCCCACCTGACAGTGGTCACTGTGTTCTATGGGACTTTGACATTTATGTATGTGAAGCCCAAGTCCAGCCATTCCTTTGATACTGATAAAATGGCATCTATATTTTATACTCTGATTATACCCATGCTGAATCCCTTAATCTATAGTTTGAGGAACAAGGATGTAAAAGCTGCCCTGCAAAAGATGTGGAAAAAAGCATACAGTGTATTTCGTTAA
- the LOC126017737 gene encoding olfactory receptor 8K3-like, with protein sequence MDKQNLTILKEFVLLGITDRPELQAPLFVLFLIICTISLLGNLGMVILTKVDSRLQTPMYFFLRHLALTDLGYSTAVGPKMLVNFLVEKNTISFYFCAIQLTLFIMFMCNELFILATMSYDRYVAICNPLLYTVIMSQRLCLVLIVIPYIYSTCVSLLITIKLFNLPFCGYNVINHFYCDNFPLLSLVCSNTHEVEFLIIIFSAVNLIFTLLIVLVSYLLILVAILKMKSAEGRRKAFSTCGSHLTVVILLYGTLIFMYVKPKSSHSFDTDKMSSIFYTLIIPMLNPLIYSLRNKDVKCALQRIWERARSMFS encoded by the coding sequence ATGGACAAGCAAAATTTGACAATACTGAAGGAATTCGTTCTCCTGGGAATCACAGACCGCCCTGAGCTGCAGGCTCCCCTATTTGTGCTCTTCCTCATCATCTGCACGATCTCACTCTTGGGCAACCTGGGCATGGTCATTCTCACCAAGGTGGACTCCAGATTACAAacacccatgtacttcttcctcagACACCTGGCACTCACTGATCTTGGCTACTCCACAGCAGTGGGCCCCAAAATGTTGGTAAATTTCCTcgtggaaaaaaatacaatttcgttttatttttgtgccatacAGCTGACTTTATTCATCATGTTCATGTGTAATGAACTTTTCATTCTAGCAACAATGTCTtatgaccgctatgtggccatctgTAACCCACTGCTCTACACAGTAATCATGTCCCAAAGGCTGTGTCTGGTGCTGATTGTAATCCCCTATATCTATAGCACATGTGTTTCTCTTCTGATCACCATAAAACTCTTTAATTTACCCTTCTGTGGCTATAATGTCATTAATCATTTCTACTGTGATAATTTCCCCTTGTTGTCTTTGGTGTGCTCAAACACTCATGAAGTCGAATTTTTGATAATCATTTTCTCAGCTGTTAATTTGATCTTCACCCTTCTTATAGTTCTAGTGTCTTACCTGCTCATCCTTGTTGCCATCCTCAAGATGAAGTCCGCCGAGGGGAGACGTAAAGCTTTTTCCACTTGTGGATCCCACCTGACAGTGGTCATATTGCTCTATGGGACTTTGATATTTATGTATGTGAAACCTAAGTCCAGCCATTCCTTTGATACCGACAAAATGTCATCTATATTCTATACCCTCATTATCCCCATGCTGAATCCCTTGATCTATAGCTTGAGGAACAAGGATGTAAAATGTGCACTGCAGAGAATTTGGGAAAGAGCTCGCAGTATGTTTTCTTAA